The Amycolatopsis japonica nucleotide sequence CAAGGGGTTCGAGGTGGCGGTGCGGGCATAGGAGAGCAACATCGCTTCGGCGGTGGCGGTTTCCATCGTCGGCACGGCCTGGGTGAGGTGCAGGCCGTAGCCGTCTTCCAGTGCGACGAGGTTCCGCGCGATCGACACCGGCTCCGCGGTCAGGGTGAACTCGCCGGTGGCCGCGCCGGCTTCGAGGATGCCGGTGTAGATCCCGACCTGCTGCTCGTAGAGCGTGATGTGCCGGGCGGCGTACGCGGGATCGCGGCGGGCGATCGTGCCGAGTTCGTAGAGCAGCACGCAGAGTTCGTCGTCGGGACCGGTCGGCAGACCGCTGCGGATCATCGCCAGCAGCCGGTCGGACGGCTTCGTCTTCGTGCCCGCGGCCTGCTCCCTCGCCGAGCAGAACCGCGCCACCGCCTCGCGCTGCACCTCCTGGAGCAGATCGGCGAGGGTGGGGAAGTAGTACAGGACCGAACCCGGCGACAGGCCCGCGCCCTCGGCGACGTCCCTCAGCCGCAGGTTCAGTACGCCGCGGTCGAGGACGGCCTGTCTGGCCACCTCGATCAGTTCGGCCCGTCGCTCCGGTGCCTTGCTCGGTCTCGCCATGCCTTCATTCTTCGAATCTTGTTCGAAAAACGCAAGGGCTGCGCGCGATCAGCTCTTGACGTCACACCGTGGAGGGCCTTTGATGCGTGCTCAACAGTTCTTCGAAGGAGATTCAAGGAACCCACCTTGTAGGAGGTCGGCCGTGTCCACTCCCGCCCTGCGCCGCGGTCTGCGCACCCTCGGCACGCTGCTCATCACGCTTTCCGCGATCAGTCCCGCCTCGTCGGTCTTCATCATCGCGCCGGGGGTGATCTCCGGCGCCGGGACGGGCGCCTTCTACAGCTTCGTGGCCGCCGCGGTGGTCGGTGTGTTCATGGCCTTCGTCTACGCCGAACTCGCGTCGGCCTTCCCGCTGGCGGGCGGCGAGTACGCGATCGTCACCCGCACGCTCGGGCGCCTGCCCGGCTTCGCGGTACTCGGCCTCATGATCATCACGCAGGTGCTCATCGTCGCGGTGATCGCGCTCGGCGTCGGCACCTACCTCGGCGTGCTCCTGCCCGGTGTCCCAGGCTCGGTGATCGCCGCCGTGACCTGCGTGGTCGCGGCCGTCGTCGGGGTGTTCGACATCAAGCTCAACGCCTGGGTCACCGGGATCTTCCTGGCGATCGAGATCCTCGCGCTGATCGTGGTCAGCGCGCTCGGGCTGCTGAACCCGGCGCGCTCGTTCACCGAACTGCTGGCCCATCCGGTCGCCTCGGACGGCGGCCCGGCCACGGTCGGCGCCATCGCGATCGCCACCTCGGTCGCGATCTTCGCCTACAACGGCTACGGCTCGGCGGTGTACTTCGGCGAGGAGACGCAGGACGCCTCGCGCGGCATCGCGCGCGCGATCCTGATGGCCCTCGGCATCACGGTGCTCGCCGAACTGATCCCGGTGACCGCGGTCCTGCTCGGCGCGCCCGATCTGAACGCGCTGTTCACCTCGGAGAACATGCTGTCCTACTTCATCGGTTCGCGCGGCGGCGGCACTCTCGACACCGTGATCGGCCTGGCGGTGGCGCTCGCGATCATCAACGCCGTACTGGCGATCGTGCTGATCAGTTCACGGATGCTGTTCAGCAGCGGCCGCGACCGCGCGTGGCCGTCGCCGGTCAACCGGGCGCTCGCCTCGGTGCACTCGAAGTTCGGGACGCCGTGGGTCGCCACCGTCGGCACCGGGCTGGTGGCCGCGCTGCTCTGCTTCGTCGACCCGAAACTGCTGCTGGTGGTGACCAGCACGTCGATCGTGGCCGTCTACGCGGCGCTCTGTCTCGGCGCGATCGTCGGAAGGCGCACCGGCGCCACCGCGCACGCGAAGTACCGGATGCCGTGGTTCCCGGTCGCGCCGGTGCTGGCGCTGGGCGTCCTGGTGTTCGTGGTCTACCAGAACGTGCTCGACCCGGCGGTCGGACGGCCGAGCCTGATCGTCACCGCCTGCGTCGCCCTGCTGTCGATCGCGTACTACGTCCTGGTGCTGCGGCGGAAGGGCGGCTGGAAGCTGGCCGACGTCACCGAGGAGAAGGCGGAGGAGCCGGCCTGATCAGGTGTACTCGGCGATCTCCACGCCGTACGTACCCGGTTCGAGCGCCTCGAAGATGTGCGGCACGTCGCCGGGGTAGCAGATGTAGTCGCCGGGCAGCAGTTCGATCGGCTCGTCCAGCGGCCCGACCTTGGCGCGGCCCGCGCTGAGGACGATGTGCTCGACGATGCCGCTCATATGCGGATCCGAGAGCCGCGGTTTCCCGGGCTCGGCGCGAATCAGGTACACGTCGCGCCGGGCGCCGGGAGGGCAGGAGCTGAGCAGCGTGCACGCGTAATCGGCGTGTTCGGCGAACACCGTCGGGCCGCTGCCCGAGCGGATGACCTGCACGCGAGGGCGTTCCGGCTCGACCACCCGCGAGAACGGGACGTCGAGCGCGACGCACAACGCCCAGATCGTCTCGACGCTCGGATTCCCGGTGCCGGACTCCAGCTGCGAGAGCGTGGATTTCGCGATGCCCGCGCGTTTGGCGACCTCGGTGAGGGACAGCCCGGTGCGGGCACGTTCCCGGCGCAGGGACATGGCGATGACGTCCAGTGGGGCACCGTCGGACGCGGTCGGGGACATGCGTTCGCTCCATCGGTCGTTGCGTTCGCCTTGACGAACACGGCTGCGTTCGTTCATTGTATGACGCTATGCGTTCGATATGGCGAACAACCACTCGTGTCCTGGGGCGCGATCTTCTCCGTGACATCGGGCTGGTCTGCCTCGCCGACACCATTGTCGGCATCTCCTACGGCGCCATCGCGGTGGGCTCCGGCTTCCCCATCTGGGCGCCGATGCTCCTCTCGGTGCTGGTCTTCGCCGGCGCCTCGCAGTTCATGTTCGTCGGCATCATCGCCGCGGGCGGCAGCCCGGTCGCGGCCGTCGCGGCGGGTCTGCTGGCCAATGCGCGGCATCTGCCCTTCGGCTTCGCGATCGGCGACGTCCTCGGGAAACGATGGTCGTCGAGGGTGGTCGGCAGCCACCTGATGATCGACGAATCCGTCGCGTTCGCGCTGGCCCAGCGCGACGAAGAGCGGCGCAAGGCGGCGTACTGGGTGTGCGGGATCGGGCTGTTCGTCTGCTGGAACGTCGGCGTCCTCGCCGGGGCCTACGCCGGGACGGCGATCAGCGACACCGACGCGTTCGGGCTCGACGCGGCCTTCCCGGCGGTCCTGCTCGCGCTGGTCCTGCCGTCGCTGCGCGACCGCGCCGCCCGGCTGCCGGTGCTCGTCGGCGTCGCCGTCGCGCTGGCCACGACGCCGTTCCTGCCCGCCGGGCTGCCGGTGCTGCTCGCGCTGGTCGGCGTGCTGGCCGGGGTGGCCGCCAAGGAACCCGCCGAACGCGAACCCGAGGGAGTGCACTGATGGATCCGCTGGAACTGATCATCGCCGGCGGTGTGCTCGCCGCCGGGACCTTCGCCTTCCGGTTCGCCGGGCCGGTGCTGAAGGCACGGTTCACCGTCTCGCCCAAGGCCGAGAAGCTGATGGCGCGCTCGGCCGTCGTCCTGCTGGCCGCCCTCGTCGCGGTCGCCGCGCTCACCGAGGGACACGAGTTCGCCGGTTACGCCCGGCCCGCCGGAGTGCTGGTCGGCGGCGTGCTCGCCTGGCGCAAGGCGCCGTTCGCGCTGGTCGTCGTCGCGGCGGCCGCGACCGCGGCCCTGCTGCGGCTGGCCGGGGTCCCCTGACCTGGCCCTTCCCCGAGGCGCCTAAGCTAAGGGGAAGGTCTTTCGGGAGGTCGGGTGGCGATCGCGACGGGGGCACGGCCGGTGGTCGGCGTGCTCGCACTGCAGGGCGACGTGCGGGAGCACGCCGCGATGGTGGAACGAGCGGGTGCGCGTGCACTGCCGGTCCGTCGCGCGAGCGAACTGTCCGAAGTGGACGGTCTGGTGCTGCCGGGTGGCGAGTCGACCACCATGTCGAGGCTCCTGGAGACCTTCGAACTGCTGGAGCCACTGCGCGAGCGCATCGCGGACGGGATGCCCGCGTTCGGCTCCTGCGCCGGGATGATCCTGCTCGCCCGTCAGGCCCTCGACGGACGGCCTGACCAGCGGCAACTCGGCGGGCTCGACGTCGTCGTCCGGCGCAACGCGTTCGGGCGGCAGGTGGACT carries:
- a CDS encoding TetR/AcrR family transcriptional regulator — encoded protein: MARPSKAPERRAELIEVARQAVLDRGVLNLRLRDVAEGAGLSPGSVLYYFPTLADLLQEVQREAVARFCSAREQAAGTKTKPSDRLLAMIRSGLPTGPDDELCVLLYELGTIARRDPAYAARHITLYEQQVGIYTGILEAGAATGEFTLTAEPVSIARNLVALEDGYGLHLTQAVPTMETATAEAMLLSYARTATSNPLEDRP
- a CDS encoding APC family permease; protein product: MSTPALRRGLRTLGTLLITLSAISPASSVFIIAPGVISGAGTGAFYSFVAAAVVGVFMAFVYAELASAFPLAGGEYAIVTRTLGRLPGFAVLGLMIITQVLIVAVIALGVGTYLGVLLPGVPGSVIAAVTCVVAAVVGVFDIKLNAWVTGIFLAIEILALIVVSALGLLNPARSFTELLAHPVASDGGPATVGAIAIATSVAIFAYNGYGSAVYFGEETQDASRGIARAILMALGITVLAELIPVTAVLLGAPDLNALFTSENMLSYFIGSRGGGTLDTVIGLAVALAIINAVLAIVLISSRMLFSSGRDRAWPSPVNRALASVHSKFGTPWVATVGTGLVAALLCFVDPKLLLVVTSTSIVAVYAALCLGAIVGRRTGATAHAKYRMPWFPVAPVLALGVLVFVVYQNVLDPAVGRPSLIVTACVALLSIAYYVLVLRRKGGWKLADVTEEKAEEPA
- a CDS encoding helix-turn-helix domain-containing protein → MSPTASDGAPLDVIAMSLRRERARTGLSLTEVAKRAGIAKSTLSQLESGTGNPSVETIWALCVALDVPFSRVVEPERPRVQVIRSGSGPTVFAEHADYACTLLSSCPPGARRDVYLIRAEPGKPRLSDPHMSGIVEHIVLSAGRAKVGPLDEPIELLPGDYICYPGDVPHIFEALEPGTYGVEIAEYT
- a CDS encoding AzlC family ABC transporter permease encodes the protein MRSIWRTTTRVLGRDLLRDIGLVCLADTIVGISYGAIAVGSGFPIWAPMLLSVLVFAGASQFMFVGIIAAGGSPVAAVAAGLLANARHLPFGFAIGDVLGKRWSSRVVGSHLMIDESVAFALAQRDEERRKAAYWVCGIGLFVCWNVGVLAGAYAGTAISDTDAFGLDAAFPAVLLALVLPSLRDRAARLPVLVGVAVALATTPFLPAGLPVLLALVGVLAGVAAKEPAEREPEGVH
- a CDS encoding AzlD domain-containing protein; protein product: MDPLELIIAGGVLAAGTFAFRFAGPVLKARFTVSPKAEKLMARSAVVLLAALVAVAALTEGHEFAGYARPAGVLVGGVLAWRKAPFALVVVAAAATAALLRLAGVP
- the pdxT gene encoding pyridoxal 5'-phosphate synthase glutaminase subunit PdxT, whose translation is MAIATGARPVVGVLALQGDVREHAAMVERAGARALPVRRASELSEVDGLVLPGGESTTMSRLLETFELLEPLRERIADGMPAFGSCAGMILLARQALDGRPDQRQLGGLDVVVRRNAFGRQVDSFEADLDFTGIEGGPVHAVFIRAPWVEKAGDGVEVLASVPEMPGSEDAAARIVAVRQGAVLATSFHPELTGDERVHRLFVDLVRQA